In Phaeobacter piscinae, one genomic interval encodes:
- a CDS encoding type I polyketide synthase: MKTSGKTTDRTPFDASRYSGDIAIVGMSLCVPGAQSPGAFWQNLRDGVESIRPVSEDDLLAAGEDPETLSDPNYVAATAALEGYAEFDADFFGFSPKEAAILDPQHRKFLEVAWSAMEDAGHPPESLDGPIGVYAGCGMGSYFYFNICSNRPLVDDVGMFLLRHTGNDKDFLSTRVSHVFDLKGPSVNIQTACSTSLVAVHYASKALREGECEMALAGGVTIELPQGRGYLFKENEILSPDGHCHAFDHRAQGTVFGSGAGAVALRRLEDALADGDHIWAVIKGSAINNDGADKAGYLAPSVEGQASAVRQALRAAETPPDTIDYVECHGTGTYLGDPIEVTALTEAYRETTPAVGYCRIGSVKTNIGHLDTAAGVAGLIKTTLALHHGQIPPSLGYEAPNPAIDFETSPFVVNDRLRDWTSAKGPRRAAINALGVGGTNAHAVLEQAAPRPASDESDFPFQVLCLSGHSKAALNANASALAAHLRANPDLPLADVAYTLKEGRRGFAKRRTLVAETPEEAAALLDAGDPRRVFDHDCAESTPEVVFMFPGGGAQYAGMARDLYETEPVFADWMDRGLDHLEGQLDYDIRALWLPDPGQGDTANARLQQPSAQLPLIMIVEFALAQLWISWGVRPAALVGHSMGENTAACLAGVLSFEDCIDLVLLRGRLFDKVPAGGMLSISLPLEEVEARLSPDLDIASVNAPRLTAVSGPQAALDALAAQLTADEVDHQRIQIDIAAHSRMLEGILDEYRKFLRGLTLTAPGRPILSNRSGQILSDAEATDPEYWVGQLRNTVMFSACLDTLAEQPNRLYLEVGPGKALSSLAQMAPAIKPGQVLSSLRHPDQMMADDAYFFGVIGRLWAAGLEADWDQIWGDARRQRLPLPTYAFQRSRYFIEPAAPATADTAISAPQRHDDMSQWGSRPSWRPALASCDLDVTTELDQQPETWLLFEDDTGLCADLAPRLEQAGHRVVRVTPGDTYAQLSESRYMLAPEQGRAGYDALFADLALADLLPSRIGHFWLVTEGESFRPGASFFDRNLEMGFYALTALGQALAQIDLPHPLHMTVFTTGAAQLRNEPLPYPEKAMIAGPAGVLPREIPGLTCATVDIELPTRPNGLRRWLSDQAPMSITDRLLEDLLSEPANDTALWRGDKRYALRWRPVALPDSAPASSHSGFREGGTYLITGGYGGIGRTIAADLMQSFDANVVLISRGGLPPRDTWDSYLNRHSPANTTAQRIRAVKALDALGKGRVLPLAADVCNSEQMRTAVATAEEIFGPITGVIHGAGQINDAPVLAKTEEDIAQVLAPKVSGLRVLDAIFGADQLELMVLFSSSSAVTRPIGQVDYVAANEYLNAFAKHRSARASPDQRTHVVSVDWGVWADVGMAAEALGAHKPEAGSDPIPCDQPLFDSRQFAHDGSLLFHRRLSSDQWILDEHRTKDGTALIPGTGYIEYAAEALAELGHDTPFALRDLYFLRPLVVAGTPCDMIVRLTPVERGYDFAVYSRTAEGYALHVQALLDTDLDRDTQAPVDIPKLRLRMPEVSESPTAERLKTPQEAHLKFGPRWHVLEEIRHGTAEGLARLKLPQIAEKDGTLLPPGLMDLATGWAIDLVPTYRGSALWVPVSYDSIQIFAPLPIDLLSHMRLVDSSANSAQFDITLAATDGTVVAEMRGFQMQQLPGATNLAPAEGADASAEDLGLTASGSAQPLSLEERRLHRNIAQGIRAEDGPEALRRALATGLSQVVVSSLALPDLIAQADQPPPQNADTNQSFERPQLDTEYLAPRNAVEEDIAAQFARLLGVTQVGVEDSFFDLGGHSLIAVRLFAQIKRSFGVDLAISTLFEAPSVAKLAELVIARTGGGLTTETPVESAGDTAAETPSYTHLVQLHPGDGTGRRPFFLVAGMFGNVLNLRHLALMVGKDRPVYGLQARGLIGEDAPHDRLDAAARDYLSEIRSVQPEGPYLLGGFSGGGLTAYEMAQQLQAEGEETSALILLDTPLPLRPELTRRDKALIKWAELRSKGIAYLGEWITNRIAWEIEKRRYAVSGDSAAPVFNNRKVELAFRAALPAYDLRPWSGPMTLFRPPLDRHWQVSAGNWVSREREYVFDDNEWTRWAPAVEVVEVPGDHDSMVLVPNVSVLAGEVKARLDAADAVALARSTAEAAE; this comes from the coding sequence GTGAGATGGCTCTTGCCGGTGGCGTTACGATTGAGCTGCCACAGGGCCGCGGCTACCTGTTCAAAGAGAACGAGATCCTGTCGCCGGACGGCCACTGCCATGCGTTTGACCACCGCGCACAGGGGACCGTTTTTGGCTCCGGCGCGGGGGCGGTTGCGCTGCGCCGCCTGGAGGACGCGCTGGCGGATGGCGATCACATCTGGGCCGTCATCAAGGGCTCGGCGATCAACAATGACGGTGCGGATAAGGCAGGCTATCTCGCCCCCTCGGTCGAGGGGCAGGCCAGCGCCGTGCGGCAGGCGCTGCGCGCGGCAGAGACGCCGCCGGATACCATCGACTATGTCGAATGCCATGGCACTGGAACCTATCTGGGCGACCCGATTGAGGTCACGGCCCTGACCGAAGCCTACCGCGAGACCACGCCTGCGGTCGGCTATTGCCGTATCGGCTCGGTGAAGACCAATATCGGGCATCTGGATACGGCCGCCGGTGTGGCCGGGCTGATCAAGACAACGCTGGCGCTGCATCATGGCCAGATCCCGCCAAGCCTGGGGTATGAGGCGCCCAACCCGGCCATTGATTTTGAAACCTCACCCTTTGTGGTCAACGACCGCTTGCGCGACTGGACCTCTGCCAAAGGCCCCCGCCGTGCTGCGATCAACGCGCTGGGGGTTGGCGGCACCAACGCCCATGCGGTGCTGGAACAAGCCGCCCCCCGCCCCGCCTCGGATGAAAGCGATTTCCCGTTTCAGGTGCTTTGCTTGTCTGGCCATTCTAAAGCAGCACTCAATGCCAATGCTTCGGCCCTGGCCGCCCATCTGCGCGCCAATCCCGATCTGCCACTGGCAGATGTGGCCTACACGCTGAAGGAAGGCCGCCGCGGCTTTGCCAAGCGTCGGACGTTGGTCGCCGAAACCCCTGAGGAAGCCGCCGCCCTGCTGGACGCGGGCGATCCAAGGCGGGTGTTTGACCATGATTGCGCCGAAAGCACCCCTGAGGTGGTCTTCATGTTCCCTGGTGGCGGCGCGCAATATGCGGGCATGGCGCGGGATCTCTATGAAACCGAACCGGTTTTTGCCGATTGGATGGACCGGGGTCTGGATCACCTTGAGGGCCAGCTGGACTATGACATTCGCGCGCTCTGGCTGCCGGATCCGGGGCAGGGAGACACCGCAAATGCGCGCCTGCAACAGCCATCCGCGCAGCTGCCGCTGATCATGATCGTGGAATTCGCGCTGGCGCAACTGTGGATCAGCTGGGGCGTGCGCCCCGCCGCTCTGGTGGGCCATTCCATGGGGGAGAACACCGCAGCCTGTCTGGCCGGGGTGCTGTCGTTTGAGGATTGCATTGATCTGGTGCTGCTGCGTGGGCGGCTGTTCGACAAGGTACCCGCCGGCGGCATGCTGTCGATCTCGCTGCCGCTGGAGGAGGTTGAGGCCAGATTGTCGCCGGATCTGGACATTGCCAGCGTCAATGCCCCCCGCCTCACAGCTGTCTCTGGACCGCAGGCCGCACTAGATGCGCTGGCAGCGCAGTTGACCGCGGATGAAGTCGATCACCAACGCATCCAGATCGACATAGCTGCCCACAGCCGTATGCTGGAAGGCATTTTGGACGAGTACCGCAAGTTCCTGCGCGGGTTGACCTTAACCGCCCCCGGTCGCCCAATCCTGTCCAACCGTAGCGGCCAGATCCTGAGTGACGCGGAGGCTACCGACCCCGAGTATTGGGTCGGTCAGCTGCGCAATACGGTGATGTTTTCCGCCTGCCTCGACACGCTCGCCGAGCAACCCAACCGGCTTTATCTCGAGGTTGGCCCCGGCAAGGCCTTGTCCTCGCTGGCGCAGATGGCCCCGGCGATCAAGCCCGGTCAGGTGCTCAGCTCATTGCGTCACCCCGACCAGATGATGGCCGATGATGCCTATTTCTTTGGCGTGATCGGACGGCTCTGGGCCGCAGGGCTGGAGGCGGACTGGGATCAGATCTGGGGAGATGCCCGCCGCCAGCGTCTGCCGTTGCCGACCTACGCGTTTCAGCGCAGCCGCTATTTCATCGAACCCGCTGCCCCGGCCACTGCGGACACAGCAATCAGCGCGCCCCAGCGCCATGACGACATGTCACAATGGGGATCGCGCCCCAGCTGGCGACCAGCGCTGGCCAGCTGCGATCTTGATGTTACCACCGAACTGGATCAGCAACCTGAAACCTGGCTGCTGTTTGAGGATGACACCGGGCTGTGTGCCGATCTGGCGCCGCGCCTGGAACAGGCAGGGCACAGGGTGGTGCGGGTCACCCCCGGCGACACCTATGCCCAGCTGAGCGAGAGCCGCTATATGTTGGCCCCGGAACAGGGGCGCGCGGGCTATGATGCGCTGTTTGCCGATCTCGCGCTGGCGGATTTGCTGCCAAGTCGCATTGGCCATTTCTGGCTGGTCACTGAGGGCGAGAGCTTCCGCCCCGGCGCCTCCTTTTTTGATCGTAATCTGGAGATGGGGTTTTATGCGCTGACCGCGCTGGGGCAGGCGTTGGCCCAGATTGACCTTCCGCATCCCCTGCATATGACGGTCTTTACCACCGGGGCGGCACAGCTGCGCAATGAGCCGCTGCCCTACCCGGAAAAGGCGATGATTGCCGGCCCTGCCGGCGTGCTGCCGCGCGAGATCCCCGGCCTGACCTGCGCCACGGTCGATATCGAACTGCCAACCCGCCCCAATGGCCTGCGTCGCTGGCTTTCGGATCAGGCTCCGATGTCAATCACTGACCGCCTGCTGGAGGACTTGCTCTCGGAACCTGCGAATGACACGGCGCTCTGGCGCGGTGACAAGCGTTATGCCTTGCGGTGGCGCCCAGTGGCACTGCCAGACAGTGCGCCTGCATCGTCGCATTCTGGCTTCCGTGAAGGTGGCACCTATCTGATCACCGGTGGCTATGGCGGCATCGGACGCACGATCGCGGCGGACCTGATGCAAAGCTTTGACGCCAATGTGGTGCTGATCTCGCGCGGCGGGTTGCCGCCGCGCGACACCTGGGACAGCTATCTCAATCGTCACAGCCCAGCCAATACAACCGCGCAACGCATCCGCGCCGTGAAGGCGCTGGACGCACTTGGAAAAGGCCGCGTCTTGCCGCTGGCCGCAGATGTCTGCAACAGCGAGCAAATGCGCACCGCTGTTGCAACAGCCGAGGAGATCTTTGGCCCGATCACCGGCGTCATCCACGGCGCCGGCCAGATCAACGATGCGCCGGTTCTGGCCAAAACAGAAGAGGATATCGCTCAGGTTCTGGCTCCCAAAGTCAGCGGGCTCAGAGTGCTCGACGCCATCTTCGGCGCAGATCAGCTGGAGTTGATGGTGCTGTTTTCCTCCTCCTCTGCGGTAACGCGCCCGATTGGTCAGGTCGATTATGTGGCTGCCAATGAATACCTCAATGCCTTTGCCAAACATCGCAGCGCCCGTGCCTCCCCGGATCAGAGAACGCATGTGGTATCTGTCGATTGGGGTGTCTGGGCGGACGTCGGGATGGCGGCGGAGGCCCTCGGCGCACACAAGCCCGAGGCGGGCAGCGACCCCATCCCCTGCGATCAACCGCTGTTTGACAGCCGCCAGTTTGCCCATGACGGCAGTTTGCTGTTCCACCGCCGATTGAGCAGTGATCAGTGGATATTGGATGAACATCGCACCAAGGATGGCACCGCGCTGATCCCCGGCACCGGATATATCGAATATGCCGCTGAGGCGCTGGCGGAGCTGGGCCATGACACGCCTTTTGCGCTGCGCGATCTCTATTTCCTGCGGCCTCTGGTGGTGGCAGGAACGCCCTGCGATATGATCGTCCGGCTGACTCCGGTGGAGCGGGGCTATGATTTTGCGGTCTACAGCCGTACGGCGGAGGGCTATGCACTGCATGTACAGGCGCTGCTGGACACCGATCTTGACCGGGACACGCAAGCCCCGGTCGATATCCCTAAACTGAGGCTTCGCATGCCGGAGGTATCGGAGAGCCCCACGGCGGAACGACTGAAAACACCGCAGGAAGCACATCTTAAATTCGGTCCACGCTGGCATGTTCTGGAAGAGATACGCCATGGAACCGCAGAAGGTCTTGCCCGACTGAAGCTACCGCAGATTGCCGAAAAAGATGGCACCCTTCTGCCCCCCGGACTGATGGATCTGGCCACCGGCTGGGCCATTGATCTGGTCCCCACCTATCGGGGCAGCGCGCTTTGGGTGCCGGTGTCCTATGACAGCATCCAGATCTTTGCGCCGCTGCCGATTGACCTGCTGAGCCATATGCGGCTGGTCGACAGCTCTGCAAATAGCGCGCAGTTCGACATCACGCTGGCCGCTACGGATGGCACTGTGGTCGCAGAAATGCGTGGGTTTCAAATGCAGCAGCTGCCCGGTGCGACCAATCTGGCCCCGGCAGAGGGCGCAGACGCCAGCGCTGAGGATCTGGGACTGACGGCATCCGGCAGCGCGCAGCCCTTGTCGCTGGAGGAACGGCGCCTTCACCGCAATATCGCGCAAGGAATCCGTGCCGAGGACGGTCCCGAGGCCTTGCGCCGGGCGCTCGCCACCGGGCTGTCGCAGGTGGTGGTCTCGTCGCTGGCGCTGCCGGATCTGATTGCGCAAGCCGATCAGCCGCCGCCGCAGAATGCCGACACCAACCAGAGCTTTGAGCGACCACAGCTGGACACCGAGTACCTTGCCCCGCGCAATGCCGTGGAGGAAGATATAGCCGCTCAGTTCGCGCGTCTCCTTGGCGTGACGCAGGTCGGGGTTGAGGACAGTTTCTTTGACCTTGGCGGCCATTCTCTGATCGCGGTTCGGCTGTTTGCGCAGATCAAGCGCAGCTTTGGTGTGGATCTGGCGATCTCCACCCTGTTTGAGGCCCCTTCTGTTGCCAAGCTGGCAGAGCTGGTGATTGCGCGCACCGGTGGCGGTCTCACCACCGAGACCCCGGTTGAGAGTGCAGGTGACACCGCCGCCGAGACCCCCAGCTACACCCATCTGGTCCAGCTACACCCCGGTGATGGCACCGGGCGGCGACCGTTCTTCCTGGTGGCGGGCATGTTTGGCAACGTGCTGAACCTGCGTCATCTGGCCCTGATGGTTGGCAAGGACCGTCCCGTTTACGGGCTGCAGGCCCGAGGGTTGATCGGCGAGGATGCGCCGCACGATCGTCTGGATGCAGCGGCCCGTGATTATCTGTCGGAGATCCGCAGTGTCCAGCCAGAGGGGCCGTATCTGCTGGGCGGGTTCTCCGGCGGCGGGCTGACCGCCTATGAGATGGCCCAGCAACTGCAGGCTGAGGGTGAAGAGACTTCCGCGCTGATCCTCTTGGACACGCCGCTCCCGCTGCGTCCAGAGCTGACGCGCCGCGACAAGGCGCTGATCAAATGGGCCGAACTGCGCAGCAAGGGGATCGCCTATCTGGGCGAATGGATCACCAATCGCATCGCCTGGGAGATCGAGAAACGCCGTTATGCTGTCAGCGGCGACAGCGCAGCGCCAGTGTTCAACAACCGCAAGGTCGAACTGGCCTTCCGCGCCGCCCTGCCCGCTTATGATCTGCGCCCGTGGTCCGGGCCCATGACGCTGTTCCGCCCGCCACTTGACCGGCACTGGCAGGTCTCTGCCGGGAATTGGGTCAGCCGCGAGCGGGAATATGTCTTTGATGACAACGAATGGACCCGTTGGGCCCCCGCCGTTGAGGTGGTCGAGGTGCCCGGCGATCACGACAGTATGGTTCTGGTGCCAAATGTCAGTGTGCTGGCTGGAGAGGTGAAGGCGCGACTGGATGCCGCCGACGCCGTAGCGCTGGCCCGCAGCACCGCGGAGGCGGCAGAATGA